The genomic interval ACGATTTTGGAGGCCATGCCGTCATCGAGTCGGGCCCCTTCTTCGATCCACCGCCGGACCCGTCGGTAGCCAAACGAATCCGCAGGCATGGCCGGTCCGCCGCCGTGGGGGGTCTGTCCGGAACCTTTCCGCAGCAGCAAACTTCTCTCCGGAGCCGCCAGCAACACCCGCCGTCCGCGAGATTCCTTCACCAATGCGGCGTAGTCGGCGTCGGCATCGAAGCCGAAGATGCTCAAGCGGAACCCGTTTTGCCCCTCGGCTTTCCCATGACACCCCCCGGAATTACAACCGGACTTCGTCAACGCTGGGATCACTTCGTTCCGAAACGAAACAGCCCTGGGTTCGTCGATTCCCGTCACGCTCACCGACTTCGTGAGGACGTGCGAACCCACACGGATGGTCAGCTTTGTCGTTCCTTCCGCACGCGGTTCGATGCGTCCGTGTTGATCGACGGTCGCAACTGCGGGATCGTCGATTTGGTATTTGGCCGCGTTTGTTCGGTCAATGTGGCGACTGTTCGTGAGCGTCTCTGTCACCAAGACTTGCAGCGACGTTTCCGGGCCGTGCAGTTCAATTTCGGACGGCGAAACCTGGAACGGACCGGCACTGAGTTGCTCGGGAAGCGTCATTCCCGTCAGCGAAGCGATCAGAATGAAACCTGAGATCCACCGTCTCACCGTCATTGGCTCATGTCCTCCACTGATACTTGTTTGCAACCCGAAAAAGGTTTCAGAGTGCAAACGATCAGTTTAGGTCACGCATCGCGACGGATCAATGGTTTTACATATTTTCTTGTATGGCTACTGAAACTGAACCAAGCCGAAGGCGTGCGGTTTGGGGGTTTCACCTGCGGGTAATGTCCAACTTTGCAGACCGACACCAGGAATGATGCGATCAATGCCAACCGACCACGTTTGCCCCGGTTGCGGAGGCTTCGGAAGCAGTTCGGTTAGTGGAATCGCACATTCGATTCGCCAATGTTTCTCGTCGGCTTCAGCGGCGACGTGCCACTTCGGATTGAATCCCTGATCGTCCCAGCACGCATCTCGGGTCCAACCACGCTGATCGACTTCCATAGTGTACCATGTTGCGTAGTCGCGATCGGTGTCGATCATCAATCGGATGCGGTCGTGACCGGACAGGTCGGCATCGTGTTCGCGACCGGCAAGTTGCACAGAGTCGTACTCCAACTCGGTGACTTTCGGGATGCTGGCAGCGATGTAGAGGAACTCCGTATCGTAGGCCAACATCGCAAATGCCGCCCCGCCGTGTGG from Thalassoroseus pseudoceratinae carries:
- a CDS encoding DUF3459 domain-containing protein, translated to MLRRQSRGVAARCLCYHRWRFSGTELAPTARSQSARFWRPCRHRVGPLLRSTAGPVGSQTNPQAWPVRRRGGSVRNLSAAANFSPEPPATPAVREIPSPMRRSRRRHRSRRCSSGTRFAPRLSHDTPRNYNRTSSTLGSLRSETKQPWVRRFPSRSPTS